The Dromaius novaehollandiae isolate bDroNov1 chromosome 27, bDroNov1.hap1, whole genome shotgun sequence genome contains the following window.
CCACAGCCTTATCTGCTCTCTTAGGTTAAAACCTAGGATGACAGGTTTCCTGTGTTTTCAATTGTACACTCTAgtgatattttcatttctctgcttctgcctaaaacaaaatactgtatttctatcACAAACCCTCTGTATTTAAATCTGAGCAAGGTAAAAGTCTTGGTTATTAGCACCCTCTTAAATAACTGCAAATGAAGTATGTTACCAGAGTTGTTTTGAATCTTAAATATCAGGCATTaataaaaaggataaaagaaCTCCAAGAACTTTAGTGACAGCATCTTCCATCTGCTAGCGACAACTAGATCTGCCAAGAGGATGTTCTATTAATTAGAATATGAGTAACTACTTCTTACTGTGGCCTTATTCACACAATTATCTCGGTGTTGAAGCAGACATTTAATCAGGCAGGTGGCATGCAAGCTTTCCTGTACACTCAGACTATTGACAAGGTTGTCACATTTCCACTTGGGACTTGCACAGAAATAGACTGGCAGCCATGCCCAGAAGCAGTGGGCTGAGCATCTATCGAGCAGCATTAAATGAAATTTGAAATAGGGAGTGCAATCTGTTCATTCCTTAACTCTTGCACTTCAGTAGTCAGCAGTGAGAAGGTAAGTAGTATTGCTGCAGTGCATGCGTGCTTGAGCAGGTGTTAGTATTACTGAGTGACATCCTTACCATTTTAAACACGCGATGTTCTTCAGTTTGCATTTGCAGATTTCAGTGAAATAGCAGCTTCCAATAAAGTCAACGGTACTGGATGGGAAGAAAATAGTAATACGAAAGTTTATATACAGTTATGATTACAGATTTAAGTTTTTGATAGTACAAGTCTGAAGTCACAACAGACCATTGTTAACTttagttgtgtgtgtgttttctttaaacTTACCCAAGAGCACGCAAGTGCTTTTTCCTGCCCGTCACCAGCTCTACTCATATAGAAACAAGAAGAGGTCCATGAGACGCTACATTAATGTATCACAAGTCCTCTCAAACAGCCCAGAGAGCCCTGCTCCTCTCAGTATTCACCGATTCCCACGCGCTCGggccctgctgctgcttgcagcgCTTTATCAGCCAGAAATCTGATGCGAGGCGTCGCCCTTGTTCCTGGCGAATCTCAGCTACAGAGCAACAGCTTAAAGGCCGGGATATTTAAAAGCGAACCTGTGATACCTTATCTCCTTTTTAACCCATATTACCTTTCATATTAACATGTCATTTTGCAATCTTATTTTCTTAGTATTCAAATATCGTTATGGGAAAGCCGCGCGGCGCAGAGCTGTCCTGGAACAGGAGCAGGTTTGTGCTGTTCGCAGATCACGTACTAATGTACTAGTTTTTGCTTAAGTGGGGAGCAGGCGGGACTCCGCTCGATCTGCTGCTCCTACATCTTCCCGCTGAGACGGGGTTAGGTTTTGATCAGCAGACACGGGGTGCTCTGGCTCCCCTCGCCCCTCTCGGTCCCCTCAGCGCTGACGGAGGGCCGAGCGCGATGGCGCAGGGGAAATTGGCTCCCCTCAGGCGATCCGGGGGGCCGGCGCTGGCGCTTACCCCGAGGGAGGGATGTCGGTGGAGTAGAGGTCGACGTCGGTGTCCGCCAGCAGCACGGCCTTCATGCCCCGCGAGCTCAGCACCTGCTGGCAGAAGCGGCAGCACAGCACGGCCACGCTCCGGTCCTCGAAGGTGCAGCCGCTGGCCGACatggcgcggccgccgccgggccgggcccccgccgcggccgccgttAACGTCCACGCTCCGGCCTGTCAGTTTGAATTCCCAACCTCGTCCCCACATTGGGCAGCGGGCGCCCCGCCCCTCCATTCTGATTGGAGAAGACGCGTGCTGGGCGCATCCCCTCTGCCCACTGGCCGTTGGAGGAGGCCGGTGGCACCACCCCCAGCGGCTGGATATTGGTGGAGGGGCACGCCCTGCCTTGTTCTCATTGGCCGTGCCGGGAGCATTTTTGCATAGCTCGCCCCGCCCCTGCGCAGTCCTTGGGGGCGGGGGTTCCTGCGCTCTGCCTAGCCCCGCCCACCTCGCTGTGGCGGGGCGGCGCTAAGGCCGAGAAGCGGCGAGAGGAGGGGGCGGGCCCCGGTGGGGAGGTGGAACGGCGTGGTTGGCTGAGGCGCCTGTCGATCCCGTCCCGCGGCCTCCGCCGAttgggcgggcggcggggcggggcgggctggcGGAGGGGGAACCGGGCGGCGGGCGCCAGCGGCCGGAGGACGCCCGGCTGCGGGAGgtggggaggcggcggcggcggcggcggcggcggcggcggcggcggcggcggcggcggcggcggcggcggcggctcctccgcaGCGCCCAGGTAATCGCCCCGCCTgacccggcccggccgcgggggcccccccggggtcgccccgcccgccgccgcccctcagCGCGGCCCCCAGGCGGGGCTGCCTCGCCGCTGCGggggccccgctccggccccgccgcccccgctgccgccgcctcatTGTTCCTCCCGGGCGGGGTGCGGGTCCCGCTCGGCGGCGTTACCGCTCCCTCCGCGCGCGCCTCCGCTGCCGCCGGTTcgtagcccccccccccccccaaaaaaaaaggcaattttttttttttttttaaaaagggaaaagttGTGTCCCGACTTCCGCCCCGCCTGCCGGGCTGCGGCTCGGGAGCGGGCGGGGggcaaaaaaccccccaaacctcccaaACCCGGagctgccgggcgccgcgggTCCCTGCCTCAGCCCCGGGCCGCCGCTCGGGGGTCCCGCCGGGgaggcggcccccccggctccccccttccctcccccgcGGGGCTCGTCCGCGGCCGCCCGCGTCGGTGCCCCCTGCTCCTGGGCAAGGGGCTGCTGGCAAGGTCAGGGCGGCTTTTCCCTCGGCCACGGATTTGGGGCTGCGTCCTGCCACCGCGGGCTGCAGtctttaattttatatatatgtgtgtgtgtgtgtgtgtatatatgtacacacacatctGTATGTACACGTAGAagtacacatatatgtatttgcGTTTGCAGGCAAACCAAAGAAAACGACCTCCGCCTTCGTTTCTCCTCTCATCTGGGATTTGATCTGCATCATCTctgagccctttttttttttttttaaagaaaaacgcGGAGAAGGCGAGCCGAGCCCCCCGACATGCTGCGCGGAAGGACTGCCAGCGCCTGGCCGTGCCGCTAGGCTCGGGAAGCCGCTGGAGGCTGCGGGCTCTCGCTGCTCGGATGCTGCCGCCGAGGGTTTTGGTGCAGGGAGACCgaagtgctgccgcctccctgcgcTGATCCCCGAACATctgcgtgctgctgctgctgcgctctGCCTCACGCCCTCTCTCCATGgactgattttcctttttctctttctgtgggGGGAGGACGAGAGGAAAATCGAGGCGTTACGCTGAGAGGAGCGAGGCTGCGTTTCTACATCGTGTTCTGGTGGATCCCTTCGGAGGCTAatctttttggaaaagaaaacatgacgTCGCCAGCTAAATTCAAAAAGGATAAGGAGATCATAGCCGAGTATGACACTCAAGTTAAAGGTAGGAATTGCTTTATTTTCGTCTATTTCATTGCTGCAGTCCTGACTTGCAGATGTAGGAGTTCACAGTAGATATTtgggtggggaagggggaaacCATTTGCAGATTGACTGGAATTTGCAGGGCTTTTTCATAATGCAGTGTCGTATAGGGTTTGCAgtgctttttctccccctccatgGGCTGGGTTCCTGCTATGGTGTTGCTGTTTTAAGCTATCCCAGTAaggcgattttttttttttttaactgaacacAACAAATCTTTGGGTTCTGAGAGATTCATATTTTTCTGTCTGCTCTAAAATGCAGTCCTGCGTTTGAAACACAGGAGCTGGTTGATTGCTTTTTAATCCTCCTTCTATCACaggaatcttttaaaaaaaatctgtgtagtgTCAGAAGCACATATTTCACTTGGCAGTGCTGGGGACCTCTGCTTAGGGTCCTTTTAAAGCGAATT
Protein-coding sequences here:
- the FAM72A gene encoding protein FAM72A; protein product: MSASGCTFEDRSVAVLCCRFCQQVLSSRGMKAVLLADTDVDLYSTDIPPSGTVDFIGSCYFTEICKCKLKNIACLKCGNIVGYHVISPCKPCLLSCNNGHFWMFHSQAVLGINRLDSSGVNVLLWGNLPDLEESTDEDMSCISEEEYIR